The Thunnus albacares chromosome 11, fThuAlb1.1, whole genome shotgun sequence genome contains a region encoding:
- the LOC122992529 gene encoding trace amine-associated receptor 13c-like: MEVQEGAELCFPQLLNTSCRRSTSSGSEVVFRIILLSSFSLLTVALNLIVIISVSHFRQLHTPTNLLLLSLAISDILVGLVLIPGAVLPQTSCWFLGDLMCSLFNYVAFTITSSSVGDMVLISVDRYVAICDPLHYTTRITVRRVKLCVCLCWFFSALFSIFLTKDELTQPGKYNSCHGECVFVIDYISGLVDLVLTFIVPVTIIIILYMRVFVVAVSQARAMRSHIAAVTLQVSLTLTSKKSELKAARTLGILVVVFLICFCPYYCVSLAGGDTSFTNPSAFFLGILYYLNSCLNPVIYALFYPWFRKAIKLIVTLQILQPDSCDANIL; this comes from the exons ATGGAGGTCCAGGAAGGAGCGGAGCTCTGCTTTCCACAACTCCTCAACACCTCCTGCAGAAGGTCAACATCTTCTGGATCTGAAGTTGTGTTTCGGATCATTCTGctgtcctccttctctctgctcacTGTGGCTCTCAACCTGATCGTCATCATCTCGGTCTCCCACTTCAG GCAGCTCCACACACCcaccaacctcctcctcctctctctggctATATCAGACATTCTCGTGGGCCTCGTGCTGATACCAGGAGCAGTTCTCCCACAAACATCTTGCTGGTTTCTTGGTGATCTCATGTGTTCTCTGTTTAATTATGTGGCCTTCACCATTACCTCTTCCTCAGTAGGAGACATGGTGCTCATATCAGTTGACCGCTATGTGGCTATTTGTGACCCTCTGCATTACACCACCAGAATCACTGTGAGAAGAGTTaaactctgtgtttgtctgtgttggtTCTTTTCTGCTCTCTTCAGCATTTTCCTTACAAAGGATGAACTGACTCAACCAGGTAAGTATAATTCCTGTCAcggagagtgtgtgtttgtcattgacTATATTTCAGGACTTGTTGATCTTGTTCTGACCTTTATTGTTCCAGTTACTATCATCATAATCTTGTATATGAGAGTGTTTGTAGTGGCTGTGTCTCAGGCTCGTGCAATGCGCTCTCACATTGCAGCTGTGACACTCCAGGTTTCACTGACTCTAACATCAAAGAAATCTGAGTTGAAAGCAGCCAGGACTCTTGGTATTCTTGTAGTTGTGTTTCTAATATGTTTCTGTCCATATTATTGTGTTTCTCTTGCAGGGGGCGACACTTCATTCACTAATCCATCTGCATTCTTTTTGGGTATTCTGTATTATTTGAACTCCTGCTTGAACCCTGTGATATATGCCTTGTTCTACCCCTGGTTCAGAAAAGCTATTAAACTCATTGTGACTCTTCAGATACTGCAGCCTGACTCCTGTGATGCCAACATACTGTAG
- the LOC122992460 gene encoding trace amine-associated receptor 13c-like, giving the protein MMEVQEGAELCFPQLLNTSCRRSTSSGSEVVFRIILLSSFSLLTVALNLIVIISVSHFRQLHTPTNLLLFSLAVSDFLVGLVVMPGAFLQQTSCWFLGDFMCFLCHYISFIITSSSVGNMVLVSVDRYVAICDPLHYTTRITVRRVKLCVCLCWFFSALFSIFLTKDELTQPGKYNSCHGECVFVIDYISGLVDLVLTFIVPVTIIIILYMRVFVVAVSQARAMRSHIAAVTLQVSLTLTSKKSELKAARTLGILVVVFLICFCPYYCVSLAGGDTSFTNPSAFFLGILYYLNSCLNPVIYALFYPWFRKAIKLIVTLQILQPDSCDANIL; this is encoded by the exons ATGATGGAGGTCCAGGAAGGAGCGGAGCTCTGCTTTCCACAACTCCTCAACACCTCCTGCAGAAGGTCAACATCTTCTGGATCTGAAGTTGTGTTTCGGATCATTCTGctgtcctccttctctctgctcacTGTGGCTCTCAACCTGATCGTCATCATCTCGGTCTCCCACTTCAG GCAGCTCCACACACCCACCaacctcctccttttctctctggcTGTATCAGACTTTCTCGTGGGCCTCGTGGTGATGCCGGGAGCATTTCTCCAACAAACATCCTGCTGGTTTCTTGgtgatttcatgtgttttctgtgtcattATATATCCTTCATCATTACCTCTTCCTCGGTAGGAAACATGGTGCTCGTATCAGTTGACCGCTATGTGGCTATTTGTGACCCTCTGCATTACACCACCAGAATCACTGTGAGAAGAGTTaaactctgtgtttgtctgtgttggtTCTTTTCTGCTCTCTTCAGCATTTTCCTTACAAAGGATGAACTGACTCAACCAGGTAAGTATAATTCCTGTCAcggagagtgtgtgtttgtcattgacTATATTTCAGGACTTGTTGATCTTGTTCTGACCTTTATTGTTCCAGTTACTATCATCATAATCTTGTATATGAGAGTGTTTGTAGTGGCTGTGTCTCAGGCTCGTGCAATGCGCTCTCACATTGCAGCTGTGACACTCCAGGTTTCACTGACTCTAACATCAAAGAAATCTGAGTTGAAAGCAGCCAGGACTCTTGGTATTCTTGTAGTTGTGTTTCTAATATGTTTCTGTCCATATTATTGTGTTTCTCTTGCAGGGGGCGACACTTCATTCACTAATCCATCTGCATTCTTTTTGGGTATTCTGTATTATTTGAACTCCTGCTTGAACCCTGTGATATATGCCTTGTTCTACCCCTGGTTCAGAAAAGCTATTAAACTCATTGTGACTCTTCAGATACTGCAGCCTGACTCCTGTGATGCCAACATACTGTAG